A stretch of the Lactuca sativa cultivar Salinas chromosome 9, Lsat_Salinas_v11, whole genome shotgun sequence genome encodes the following:
- the LOC111885228 gene encoding histone H4 — protein sequence MSGRGKGGKGLGKGGAKRHRKVLRDNIQGITKPAIRRLARRGGVKRISGLIYEETRGVLKIFLENVIRDAVTYTEHARRKTVTAMDVVYALKRQGRTLYGFGG from the coding sequence ATGTCAGGACGTGGAAAGGGTGGAAAGGGTCTTGGCAAGGGAGGAGCAAAGCGTCATCGGAAAGTTCTCCGTGATAACATTCAGGGAATCACAAAGCCAGCTATCAGGAGGTTAGCGAGGAGAGGAGGTGTAAAGAGGATCAGTGGTCTGATCTATGAAGAAACCAGAGGTGTactgaaaatctttttggaaaatGTGATTCGTGATGCAGTTACATACACTGAGCATGCTCGAAGGAAGACTGTAACTGCAATGGATGTTGTCTACGCTCTGAAGAGGCAAGGAAGGACTCTTTACGGATTTGGAGGCTGA